The proteins below come from a single Prolixibacter sp. NT017 genomic window:
- a CDS encoding glycoside hydrolase family 2 protein has protein sequence MKKYLKTGIRERILILLVLTLLVGSINAQTAMINVQARNTASLDGKWTVILDPAGAGDYRQVWQEKKPQKKTDFVEYSFEGGPELNVPGDFNSQRCDLTYTEGTVWYKKEFRYSVPEEKRLFLYFGAVNYRADVYLNGKKIGSHEGGFTPFQFEITKKVRNGANTVIVKANNNRVGNGLPGYGYDWFNYGGITRDVDLIETNNTYIDDYSIQLKKGSLKEVLGWVHLDGTQAGQAVEVKIPELKVDYKTRSDENGLAKVEFTADFQLWSPENPKLYQVIIKSETDSVADQIGFRSIEVQGGKVLLNKKPIFLKAVNIHEENPYKAARAYSEGDAEILLNAAKELGCNLVRLAHYPHAENEVKKAEKMGLMVWDEIPVYQHIEFADSVVPQKMETMMKEMVRRDKNRCGVVIWSLSNETYPGTPNRNEALIELTQKCRAIDSTRLIVHVINTQGYSNNTFNVWDPLYNYSDLIALNEYIGWYIPWQGKPSDTKWKIAWPDKPVFISEFGGGALYGSDGPADEAGQWSEDYQKQIYIDQTTMFKTVPNLCGVCPWILFDYRSLGRMNQLYQNGYNRKGLISEHGEKKKAWYIMNEYYKRK, from the coding sequence ATGAAAAAATACTTAAAAACAGGAATCAGGGAACGGATATTAATTCTTTTGGTTTTAACCCTTCTAGTGGGCAGCATAAATGCCCAGACTGCCATGATTAATGTTCAGGCAAGAAACACAGCAAGTTTAGACGGAAAGTGGACGGTGATACTTGACCCTGCCGGGGCTGGTGACTACAGGCAAGTTTGGCAGGAAAAGAAGCCACAAAAGAAGACGGACTTCGTGGAGTATTCGTTTGAAGGCGGCCCCGAACTGAACGTGCCGGGTGACTTTAATTCCCAACGATGCGACTTGACATATACAGAAGGGACGGTTTGGTACAAAAAGGAGTTCCGTTATTCAGTTCCGGAAGAGAAAAGACTTTTCCTTTATTTTGGGGCGGTTAATTACCGGGCAGACGTATATTTGAACGGTAAAAAAATCGGCAGCCACGAAGGTGGATTTACCCCATTTCAATTCGAAATCACAAAAAAAGTAAGAAACGGTGCTAATACAGTAATCGTCAAGGCCAATAATAATCGGGTAGGGAACGGTTTGCCGGGCTATGGCTACGACTGGTTCAACTATGGCGGAATCACACGCGATGTCGATTTGATTGAAACCAACAACACCTACATCGATGACTATTCCATTCAGTTGAAAAAAGGCAGCCTCAAAGAAGTGCTTGGCTGGGTTCATCTGGATGGAACGCAGGCCGGGCAAGCTGTTGAAGTAAAAATTCCGGAACTTAAGGTCGATTATAAAACCAGGTCGGACGAAAACGGGCTGGCAAAAGTTGAGTTTACGGCCGATTTTCAACTCTGGTCGCCTGAAAATCCGAAACTTTATCAGGTAATTATCAAAAGTGAAACAGATTCCGTTGCGGATCAAATTGGTTTTAGGAGTATTGAAGTTCAGGGGGGCAAAGTGTTGTTGAACAAGAAGCCGATTTTTCTGAAAGCGGTCAATATTCATGAAGAAAATCCCTACAAAGCAGCAAGGGCCTATTCGGAGGGCGATGCTGAAATACTGCTCAACGCAGCCAAAGAACTGGGATGCAACCTGGTTCGGCTGGCCCACTACCCGCATGCTGAAAACGAGGTGAAGAAAGCTGAAAAAATGGGTTTGATGGTGTGGGATGAAATCCCGGTGTATCAGCATATCGAATTTGCCGATAGCGTGGTTCCTCAAAAAATGGAAACCATGATGAAAGAAATGGTTCGCAGGGATAAAAACCGTTGTGGCGTTGTCATCTGGAGCCTTTCCAACGAAACCTATCCCGGAACGCCCAACCGCAATGAAGCCCTGATTGAACTCACCCAAAAATGCAGGGCGATAGATTCCACCCGGTTAATTGTCCACGTGATAAATACCCAAGGCTACAGCAACAACACCTTTAACGTATGGGATCCGCTTTATAACTACTCCGACCTAATTGCTCTCAATGAATATATTGGCTGGTACATACCCTGGCAAGGAAAGCCATCGGATACCAAATGGAAGATAGCATGGCCCGATAAGCCGGTGTTTATCTCGGAGTTTGGCGGTGGCGCTTTGTATGGAAGCGATGGCCCGGCAGACGAAGCGGGGCAATGGAGCGAAGACTACCAAAAGCAAATTTACATCGACCAGACAACGATGTTCAAAACGGTTCCTAACCTTTGTGGCGTGTGTCCCTGGATTCTGTTTGATTATAGGTCGCTGGGCCGTATGAACCAGCTTTATCAGAATGGATACAACCGGAAAGGACTGATCTCAGAACACGGAGAAAAGAAGAAGGCCTGGTACATTATGAATGAATATTATAAAAGAAAATGA
- a CDS encoding alpha-L-fucosidase, whose protein sequence is MNTLKKTLKIASLLLAACTLSQCSPKQTEHIKNVYEPTWESLAKHNSEPEWFKDAKLGIYFHWGVYSVPAYSSEWYPAWMYYTNLKEGQWGADVHDYHVKTYGADFNYHDFIPMFKAEHFDAARWADLFQKAGAKFAGLVAEHHDGFAMWDSEINPWNAAAMGPKRDITGELLSELKKRGMKTITTFHHARNLQRYANDSNHWANSGNVGWNSHYAYDPNGITSTKDEKLKYLYGNIPADEFYDRWLGQVDEVVDKYAPDMIWFDSWLDMIPEKYRKEMVAHDFNTAVSRGQEPIVFHKQEDLPNSVSLVDIEQGGKTNIPKKYWLTDITISDGSWCYTKGLKYKKADLIIRNMIDVWSKKGVVLLNVSPMANGIIPQEQQDVLMTIGKWINKHEEAVYNTRVHSIFGYGIAEFEKGHFGGQSATMKYTKDDVRFTKSKDGNTLYVYLLGLPDPNTEIGLEHVFETNPNQEIKRVSVVGSGVELKWSVTGNQLMVTTPGADDMDEIATVIKVEFI, encoded by the coding sequence ATGAATACACTTAAAAAGACTTTGAAAATAGCAAGTTTACTGCTTGCTGCTTGCACGTTGAGCCAGTGCAGTCCGAAACAAACGGAACACATCAAGAATGTTTATGAACCAACCTGGGAATCGCTGGCTAAACACAATTCCGAGCCGGAATGGTTCAAGGATGCCAAACTTGGAATCTATTTCCACTGGGGCGTTTACTCCGTGCCTGCGTACAGTTCAGAATGGTACCCCGCATGGATGTATTATACCAACCTTAAAGAAGGACAATGGGGTGCTGATGTTCACGATTACCACGTTAAAACTTATGGGGCCGACTTCAATTATCATGATTTTATACCGATGTTCAAGGCTGAACATTTTGATGCTGCACGGTGGGCTGACCTGTTTCAAAAAGCAGGGGCCAAATTTGCCGGACTTGTTGCGGAACATCATGATGGTTTTGCGATGTGGGACAGTGAAATCAATCCGTGGAATGCCGCTGCTATGGGGCCTAAAAGGGATATCACCGGGGAGCTTTTGTCGGAGCTGAAAAAGCGCGGTATGAAAACCATCACGACCTTCCACCATGCCCGGAATTTGCAACGGTATGCCAACGATAGTAACCATTGGGCCAATAGTGGCAATGTTGGTTGGAACAGTCATTACGCCTACGATCCGAATGGGATTACCAGCACCAAAGATGAAAAACTGAAATACCTGTACGGGAACATACCGGCCGATGAGTTTTACGACCGTTGGCTGGGGCAAGTGGACGAGGTTGTCGATAAATATGCGCCGGACATGATTTGGTTTGATTCGTGGCTGGATATGATCCCGGAAAAATACCGGAAGGAAATGGTGGCCCACGATTTTAATACAGCGGTGAGCCGGGGACAGGAGCCTATCGTTTTTCATAAGCAGGAAGACTTGCCGAACAGTGTTTCCCTGGTTGACATTGAACAAGGCGGGAAAACCAATATTCCCAAAAAGTACTGGCTGACGGATATCACCATTAGCGACGGTAGCTGGTGCTACACCAAAGGCTTGAAGTACAAGAAGGCCGATTTGATCATCCGCAATATGATTGACGTATGGAGCAAAAAGGGAGTGGTGCTGTTAAATGTGTCCCCGATGGCAAACGGCATCATTCCGCAAGAACAGCAAGACGTTTTAATGACCATTGGAAAATGGATTAACAAACACGAAGAAGCCGTCTATAATACACGAGTCCACTCGATTTTTGGCTATGGAATTGCTGAATTTGAGAAAGGACATTTCGGGGGGCAATCAGCTACGATGAAATACACCAAGGATGATGTCCGGTTCACCAAATCGAAAGACGGAAATACCTTGTACGTTTATTTATTGGGCTTGCCCGACCCGAATACCGAAATCGGATTGGAACATGTATTTGAAACGAACCCAAACCAGGAGATCAAACGTGTTAGCGTGGTTGGAAGTGGCGTTGAGCTGAAATGGTCGGTTACCGGAAATCAGTTAATGGTTACAACGCCTGGTGCAGACGATATGGATGAAATTGCAACCGTTATTAAAGTTGAATTTATTTAA